The Lucilia cuprina isolate Lc7/37 chromosome 5, ASM2204524v1, whole genome shotgun sequence genome includes a window with the following:
- the LOC124420413 gene encoding uncharacterized protein LOC124420413 isoform X3 — protein sequence MSGQHPNYTQHISANCPRGGRTYSSAGRPFTPADLKPCPLQSSYERNNRSLYFPNADDNMQDICPNMSSKEYSGRAFDPCLDISGNRTERSKQPFQHKQGTQRGSRLNLEYEMARNKDIALGCLRAEQAAACPRPPHHYERQAIASSKPQMAASARGRPFDLRAEMQRQLTEAESPNVCVKPGRGNINRGRPVDVDRVYDFNMQTCTPAGRSGRALDLQRDLTFRRLNLPTPKQQKRAISCPTPVQYSSPNSTAQRLPRICPRPSQSVCVSPTRSISPSEGTVSRYSTPINDSSIRSPRRAVKYPVTPVCRPLRTPICPVGEEAAESPGNITKTTMTRTTTTRPLNPQHTTISPTLQKSTNITTELYENETPRLRARNISNITQDNTRQLDSGYGQTPPRNFASQTPYKTPEQQLNITEQTTSASFQKTSSPSIMRDNITQMESMRNVESMDSKAKTFLNKTQTVPPPPPLPPLDPNSINCQNLQRTYRSGDQSTRCPAPTSSTARSFDQTGYYNNVNCLMEEDYRPLPSRTCPGPIQTQRSQYCPAPTNESYYYNASMFAEPSQFHKRQCEYIDLTDETQYFGDDMDISVPELLSRSACPIKCEDSNQMQSWRIPPEDLTCCERTGYETFQSQQPDLSSTMVQTMPSQQSEIMGADFEATEYQELPMSLKPQAPTCPPCEQPKATPQKSAITVPMDQTTGQVCDTTTFGLNTMFNTSGRHNATTTFDLGDLYATQCNNDTTNFGLNSLFGNKTQLVDEPSSLRECANAKRCGRVQFDSSDKGQVQDPHRTAIRKAEIENLVNDTYCPGIIQETIDGRENFNNYSFNMSLVQEPKDATVCEGPPKEDPMTLLEAFSIRIEKERIEINKDLNETSTVGEIEASLHKYFASQNPSDLNRSIKCLLLSEHLQEHEQEEKSKGSSFEAEVQKLVTTFPDNAQIKLIAYTGHTKAVKETTDET from the exons atgtcggGACAACATCCAAATTATACACAACACATAAGTGCCAATTGTCCGAGAGGTGGACGAACTTACTCAAGTGCTGGAAGACCATTTACCCCAGCAGATCTTAAACCATGTCCTTTGCAGTCTTCATATGAGCGTAATAATAGAAGTTTATATTTTCCTAATGCTGACGATAATATGCAAGATATTTGTCCAAATATG tccAGCAAAGAATATTCTGGCAGGGCCTTTGATCCTTGTTTAGATATATCAGGAAATCGAACGGAACGTTCCAAACAGCCGTTTCAGCATAAGCAGGGTACTCAAAGAGGTAGTCGTTTAAACTTGGAATATGAAATGGCTAGAAATAAGGATATAGCTTTGGGATGTTTAAGAGCTGAGCAAGCAGCAGCTTGTCCAAGACCTCCACACCATTATGAAAGGCAGGCAATTGCAAGTAGTAAGCCACAAATGGCGGCAAGTGCTAGAGGTAGACCATTTGACTTAAGAGCGGAAATGCAACGTCAGCTGACTGAGGCG GAATCACCCAATGTTTGTGTGAAACCTGGACGCGGTAATATTAATAGGGGACGTCCAGTCGATGTGGATAGG gtttatgattttaatatgcAGACATGCACTCCTGCTGGCAGAAGCGGGCGTGCTTTGGATCTGCAAAGGGACTTGACCTTCCGCCGTTTAAATTTGCCTACTCCCAAGCAACAAAAACGTGCTATATCTTGCCCTACTCCTGTACAATACAGTTCTCCCAATTCTACTGCACAACGTTTGCCAAGAATATGTCCGCGACCATCGCAATCTGTTTGTGTTAGTCCCACACGATCTATTTCACCTTCAGAGGGGACTGTCAGTCGTTATTCTACCCCAATTAATGACAGCTCTATCAGATCGCCAAGAAGAGCGGTTAAATATCCAGTGACCCCGGTATGCCGACCCTTAAGAACACCAATTTGTCCGGTTGGCGAAGAGGCTGCAGAATCCCCAGGCAATATTACAAAAACTACAATGACCAGAACCACCACTACAAGG CCCTTAAATCCCCAGCACACTACCATCAGTCCGACACTCCAAAAATCAACTAATATAACGACTGAACTGTATGAAAATGAAACGCCTAGACTGAGAGCGCGG AATATTTCCAATATTACTCAAGATAACACTCGTCAATTGGATTCAGGTTATGGACAAACACCACCAAGAAATTTCGCATCCCAGACACCTTATAAAACTCCAgaacaacaattaaatataacG GAACAAACTACTTCAGcaagttttcaaaaaacatcAAGTCCTTCCATAATGAGAGACAATATTACCCAAATGGAATCAATGAGGAATGTTGAAAGTATGGATTCAAAAgctaaaacttttctaaacaaaacg caaacgGTTCCACCACCTCCACCTTTACCGCCTTTGGACCCCAATAGTATAAACTGC CAAAATCTACAGAGAACTTATCGTTCTGGTGATCAAAGCACTCGTTGTCCAGCTCCTACTTCTTCAACGGCAAGAAGTTTCGATCAAACTGGTTATTATAATAAT GTAAATTGTCTTATGGAGGAAGACTATAGACCCCTACCTAGTAGAACCTGCCCTGGTCCAATACAAACTCAACGATCTCAATACTGCCCAGCTCCAACAAATGAATCATATTAT TACAATGCCTCGATGTTTGCGGAACCTAGCCAATTTCACAAAAGACAATGTGAATATATAGATCTTACCGATGAGACACAATATTTTGGTGATGATATGGATATCAGCGTTCCCGAG TTATTATCCCGTTCCGCTTGCCCTATTAAATGTGAAGACTCCAACCAAATGCAATCTTGGAGAATACCTCCCGAAGATCTTACTTGTTGTGAACGCACTGGTTATGAAACATTCCAAAGTCAACAGCCAGATTTAAGTTCCACTATGGTACAGACTATGCCATCCCAACAAAGTGAGATTATG GGTGCTGATTTTGAGGCCACCGAATATCAAGAATTACCTATGTCTTTGAAACCTCAAGCTCCCACATGTCCTCCTTGTGAACAACCTAAAGCTA CACCACAAAAATCAGCAATAACAGTTCCAATGGATCAGACAACGGGCCAAGTATGTGATACAACG ACTTTTGGGTTGAATACAATGTTTAACACAAGTGGACGTCACAATGCCACAACA ACATTTGATTTAGGAGATTTGTACGCAACACAGTGTAATAATGATACAACA AATTTCGGCCTAAACAGtctttttggaaataaaacgCAATTAGTGGATGAACCTAGCTCGTTAAGAGAATGTGCCAATGCCAAGAGATGCGGCCGCGTGCAATTTGATAGTTCAGATAAAGGTCAAG TTCAAGATCCGCATCGCACGGCCATACGTAAAGCTGAAATAGAAAACTTGGTAAATGATACCTATTGCCCGGGCATTATACAGGAAACTATAGATGGtcgtgaaaattttaataattattcctTTAATATGAGTTTGGTTCAAGAGCCCAAAGATGCAACTGTTTGTGAAGGACCACCTAAAGAAGATCCCATGACCTTATTAGAGGCTTTTTCAATACGCATAGAAAAGGAAAGAATTGAAATCAATAAGGATTTAAATGAAACATCAACAGTTGGGga AATTGAGGCttctttacataaatattttgccaGTCAAAATCCTAGCGACTTAAATCGTTCCATTAAATGTCTATTATTATCGGAGCACTTACAAGAACATGAGCAGGAGGAAAAAAGTAAAGGTTCTTCTTTTGAAGCTGAAGTGCAAAAATTGGTTACCACATTTCCAGATAAtgcacaaataaaattaatagctTATACCGGCCACACTAAGGCTGTTAAAGAAACTACAGATGAAACATAA
- the LOC124420413 gene encoding uncharacterized protein LOC124420413 isoform X5 translates to MSVIIEVYIFLMLTIICKIFVQICKEYSGRAFDPCLDISGNRTERSKQPFQHKQGTQRGSRLNLEYEMARNKDIALGCLRAEQAAACPRPPHHYERQAIASSKPQMAASARGRPFDLRAEMQRQLTEAESPNVCVKPGRGNINRGRPVDVDRVYDFNMQTCTPAGRSGRALDLQRDLTFRRLNLPTPKQQKRAISCPTPVQYSSPNSTAQRLPRICPRPSQSVCVSPTRSISPSEGTVSRYSTPINDSSIRSPRRAVKYPVTPVCRPLRTPICPVGEEAAESPGNITKTTMTRTTTTRPLNPQHTTISPTLQKSTNITTELYENETPRLRARNISNITQDNTRQLDSGYGQTPPRNFASQTPYKTPEQQLNITEQTTSASFQKTSSPSIMRDNITQMESMRNVESMDSKAKTFLNKTQTVPPPPPLPPLDPNSINCQNLQRTYRSGDQSTRCPAPTSSTARSFDQTGYYNNVNCLMEEDYRPLPSRTCPGPIQTQRSQYCPAPTNESYYYNASMFAEPSQFHKRQCEYIDLTDETQYFGDDMDISVPELLSRSACPIKCEDSNQMQSWRIPPEDLTCCERTGYETFQSQQPDLSSTMVQTMPSQQSEIMGADFEATEYQELPMSLKPQAPTCPPCEQPKASLFRCLAKKLSSTYDFISSLIAPQKSAITVPMDQTTGQVCDTTTFGLNTMFNTSGRHNATTTFDLGDLYATQCNNDTTNFGLNSLFGNKTQLVDEPSSLRECANAKRCGRVQFDSSDKGQVQDPHRTAIRKAEIENLVNDTYCPGIIQETIDGRENFNNYSFNMSLVQEPKDATVCEGPPKEDPMTLLEAFSIRIEKERIEINKDLNETSTVGEIEASLHKYFASQNPSDLNRSIKCLLLSEHLQEHEQEEKSKGSSFEAEVQKLVTTFPDNAQIKLIAYTGHTKAVKETTDET, encoded by the exons ATGAGCGTAATAATAGAAGTTTATATTTTCCTAATGCTGACGATAATATGCAAGATATTTGTCCAAATATG CAAAGAATATTCTGGCAGGGCCTTTGATCCTTGTTTAGATATATCAGGAAATCGAACGGAACGTTCCAAACAGCCGTTTCAGCATAAGCAGGGTACTCAAAGAGGTAGTCGTTTAAACTTGGAATATGAAATGGCTAGAAATAAGGATATAGCTTTGGGATGTTTAAGAGCTGAGCAAGCAGCAGCTTGTCCAAGACCTCCACACCATTATGAAAGGCAGGCAATTGCAAGTAGTAAGCCACAAATGGCGGCAAGTGCTAGAGGTAGACCATTTGACTTAAGAGCGGAAATGCAACGTCAGCTGACTGAGGCG GAATCACCCAATGTTTGTGTGAAACCTGGACGCGGTAATATTAATAGGGGACGTCCAGTCGATGTGGATAGG gtttatgattttaatatgcAGACATGCACTCCTGCTGGCAGAAGCGGGCGTGCTTTGGATCTGCAAAGGGACTTGACCTTCCGCCGTTTAAATTTGCCTACTCCCAAGCAACAAAAACGTGCTATATCTTGCCCTACTCCTGTACAATACAGTTCTCCCAATTCTACTGCACAACGTTTGCCAAGAATATGTCCGCGACCATCGCAATCTGTTTGTGTTAGTCCCACACGATCTATTTCACCTTCAGAGGGGACTGTCAGTCGTTATTCTACCCCAATTAATGACAGCTCTATCAGATCGCCAAGAAGAGCGGTTAAATATCCAGTGACCCCGGTATGCCGACCCTTAAGAACACCAATTTGTCCGGTTGGCGAAGAGGCTGCAGAATCCCCAGGCAATATTACAAAAACTACAATGACCAGAACCACCACTACAAGG CCCTTAAATCCCCAGCACACTACCATCAGTCCGACACTCCAAAAATCAACTAATATAACGACTGAACTGTATGAAAATGAAACGCCTAGACTGAGAGCGCGG AATATTTCCAATATTACTCAAGATAACACTCGTCAATTGGATTCAGGTTATGGACAAACACCACCAAGAAATTTCGCATCCCAGACACCTTATAAAACTCCAgaacaacaattaaatataacG GAACAAACTACTTCAGcaagttttcaaaaaacatcAAGTCCTTCCATAATGAGAGACAATATTACCCAAATGGAATCAATGAGGAATGTTGAAAGTATGGATTCAAAAgctaaaacttttctaaacaaaacg caaacgGTTCCACCACCTCCACCTTTACCGCCTTTGGACCCCAATAGTATAAACTGC CAAAATCTACAGAGAACTTATCGTTCTGGTGATCAAAGCACTCGTTGTCCAGCTCCTACTTCTTCAACGGCAAGAAGTTTCGATCAAACTGGTTATTATAATAAT GTAAATTGTCTTATGGAGGAAGACTATAGACCCCTACCTAGTAGAACCTGCCCTGGTCCAATACAAACTCAACGATCTCAATACTGCCCAGCTCCAACAAATGAATCATATTAT TACAATGCCTCGATGTTTGCGGAACCTAGCCAATTTCACAAAAGACAATGTGAATATATAGATCTTACCGATGAGACACAATATTTTGGTGATGATATGGATATCAGCGTTCCCGAG TTATTATCCCGTTCCGCTTGCCCTATTAAATGTGAAGACTCCAACCAAATGCAATCTTGGAGAATACCTCCCGAAGATCTTACTTGTTGTGAACGCACTGGTTATGAAACATTCCAAAGTCAACAGCCAGATTTAAGTTCCACTATGGTACAGACTATGCCATCCCAACAAAGTGAGATTATG GGTGCTGATTTTGAGGCCACCGAATATCAAGAATTACCTATGTCTTTGAAACCTCAAGCTCCCACATGTCCTCCTTGTGAACAACCTAAAGCTAGTTTGTTTCGCTGTTTAGCTAAGAAGTTAAGTTCTacttatgattttatttcctcttTGATAGCACCACAAAAATCAGCAATAACAGTTCCAATGGATCAGACAACGGGCCAAGTATGTGATACAACG ACTTTTGGGTTGAATACAATGTTTAACACAAGTGGACGTCACAATGCCACAACA ACATTTGATTTAGGAGATTTGTACGCAACACAGTGTAATAATGATACAACA AATTTCGGCCTAAACAGtctttttggaaataaaacgCAATTAGTGGATGAACCTAGCTCGTTAAGAGAATGTGCCAATGCCAAGAGATGCGGCCGCGTGCAATTTGATAGTTCAGATAAAGGTCAAG TTCAAGATCCGCATCGCACGGCCATACGTAAAGCTGAAATAGAAAACTTGGTAAATGATACCTATTGCCCGGGCATTATACAGGAAACTATAGATGGtcgtgaaaattttaataattattcctTTAATATGAGTTTGGTTCAAGAGCCCAAAGATGCAACTGTTTGTGAAGGACCACCTAAAGAAGATCCCATGACCTTATTAGAGGCTTTTTCAATACGCATAGAAAAGGAAAGAATTGAAATCAATAAGGATTTAAATGAAACATCAACAGTTGGGga AATTGAGGCttctttacataaatattttgccaGTCAAAATCCTAGCGACTTAAATCGTTCCATTAAATGTCTATTATTATCGGAGCACTTACAAGAACATGAGCAGGAGGAAAAAAGTAAAGGTTCTTCTTTTGAAGCTGAAGTGCAAAAATTGGTTACCACATTTCCAGATAAtgcacaaataaaattaatagctTATACCGGCCACACTAAGGCTGTTAAAGAAACTACAGATGAAACATAA